One genomic window of Desulfonatronum sp. SC1 includes the following:
- a CDS encoding AI-2E family transporter, with protein sequence MTDQPKAPFPVIEHRTGVAERRWFRTDRVLLLGALGLLIWIIDDVLLLVFASALFAVGLDGLATGIAKRTPLARSWALALVLVLLTSFLGFFGYLILPRFFEQLDDLWQTFLGFLERMQGYLYEAGWTETFFNNNGQGREQLADISQKIAEHLATATTSGMSAIASLIIFLAITIFAAADPGLYRRGLLRLLPVHRRRRMDETFSVVAHALHWWFLGQIVSMLLLGATVSLGLWLIGIELWLSLGVLTALLTFIPFLGPIIAAIPIVIVGFTAGMQTGVIVLVFYLIIQNVEGNFIVPMIQHRAVNLAPALLISVQVLMGVLFGVLGLILAAPLTVVAMVMTKMLYVEDVVEGENKVPF encoded by the coding sequence ATGACTGACCAGCCCAAAGCCCCCTTTCCAGTGATCGAACATCGGACTGGCGTTGCCGAGCGGCGCTGGTTTCGAACCGACAGAGTTCTTCTGCTCGGGGCCTTGGGCCTCCTGATCTGGATAATCGACGACGTCCTGCTGTTGGTGTTCGCCAGCGCCCTGTTCGCGGTTGGCCTGGATGGTTTGGCTACGGGCATTGCCAAGCGTACGCCGCTGGCACGTAGTTGGGCGCTGGCCCTCGTGCTCGTTCTGCTGACCAGCTTTTTGGGATTCTTCGGCTACTTGATCCTACCACGATTTTTTGAACAGCTCGATGATCTCTGGCAGACGTTCCTGGGCTTTCTCGAACGAATGCAGGGGTATCTGTATGAAGCCGGCTGGACAGAAACGTTTTTCAACAACAATGGGCAAGGGCGGGAGCAGTTGGCGGACATATCCCAAAAGATTGCCGAGCATCTCGCAACTGCCACAACGAGCGGGATGAGCGCCATCGCCAGCTTGATCATTTTTCTGGCGATCACAATATTTGCTGCTGCCGATCCCGGACTCTATCGGCGCGGCTTGCTGAGGCTGCTCCCCGTCCATCGCCGTCGGCGCATGGACGAGACATTCTCGGTGGTTGCTCATGCGCTGCATTGGTGGTTCCTGGGGCAAATCGTTTCCATGTTGTTGCTGGGCGCCACGGTATCCCTCGGTCTGTGGCTGATCGGAATCGAACTTTGGCTCAGCCTTGGAGTGCTCACTGCGCTTTTGACCTTTATTCCGTTCCTGGGCCCGATCATTGCGGCCATCCCAATCGTCATCGTCGGATTCACCGCAGGCATGCAAACCGGCGTGATCGTCTTGGTTTTTTATCTGATCATACAGAACGTTGAGGGCAATTTCATCGTGCCCATGATCCAGCATCGTGCAGTCAATCTGGCGCCGGCCTTACTGATTTCCGTGCAGGTGCTGATGGGCGTTCTGTTCGGGGTGTTGGGCTTGATCCTCGCAGCGCCTCTCACCGTTGTCGCCATGGTCATGACAAAAATGCTTTATGTCGAGGATGTGGTGGAAGGCGAAAACAAAGTCCCTTTTTAG
- a CDS encoding superoxide dismutase, which translates to MDNVKNKSASPHILPSLPYQDNALDPVISANTISFHYGKHHKGYVDKLNELVAGTQFTELSLEEIIVATSGKPSMATTAIFNNAAQTWNHTFYWSSLKPKGGGDPPAELKQKIEAAFGTLDACKKELADAATAQFGSGWVWLVLDGVTLKVVKTGNADLPLTNGMKPLLTIDVWEHAYYLDYQNRRVDYVKAVLDELINWDFAAKNLG; encoded by the coding sequence ATGGACAATGTAAAGAATAAATCGGCGTCGCCGCATATCCTGCCGTCCTTGCCGTATCAGGATAATGCTCTGGATCCGGTAATCTCCGCGAACACGATCAGTTTTCACTACGGAAAGCATCACAAGGGATATGTCGACAAGCTGAACGAGCTTGTAGCAGGAACGCAATTCACGGAACTGTCGCTTGAAGAAATAATCGTCGCGACATCCGGAAAGCCAAGTATGGCGACGACGGCAATCTTTAACAATGCAGCGCAAACTTGGAACCACACGTTTTACTGGAGCAGTCTGAAACCAAAGGGCGGCGGTGATCCTCCCGCGGAGTTGAAGCAAAAGATTGAGGCTGCCTTCGGGACCTTGGATGCGTGCAAGAAGGAGTTGGCAGACGCTGCAACGGCCCAGTTCGGCAGCGGCTGGGTGTGGCTCGTGCTGGACGGCGTCACGCTCAAGGTGGTCAAAACCGGCAACGCGGATCTGCCCTTGACCAACGGGATGAAGCCGCTGTTGACCATCGACGTATGGGAGCATGCCTATTACCTGGATTATCAGAACCGACGCGTCGATTATGTCAAAGCCGTGCTGGACGAACTGATCAACTGGGATTTCGCGGCAAAGAACCTTGGCTGA
- a CDS encoding phage holin family protein, protein MSTKVENKNSASPRESFTELLEQLANNFSSVVHDEIELVVQEVREKVSSVCSGFFTIVAGAFIIFAALLSFCAALIIELTSYMAPVMAALATGAALAFFGGIIAYIGYRRLNKAILKP, encoded by the coding sequence ATGAGCACAAAAGTGGAAAACAAGAACTCTGCTTCGCCTCGTGAATCGTTCACTGAACTGTTGGAACAGCTTGCCAACAACTTTTCCTCGGTGGTGCATGACGAAATTGAACTCGTTGTTCAGGAAGTACGGGAGAAGGTGTCGAGCGTTTGCAGTGGATTCTTCACCATCGTCGCGGGAGCATTCATCATTTTTGCCGCACTTTTGTCATTTTGTGCTGCACTGATCATCGAACTCACTTCGTATATGGCCCCTGTCATGGCAGCTCTCGCTACCGGAGCAGCGCTTGCGTTTTTCGGGGGGATCATTGCCTACATCGGCTATAGGAGATTGAATAAAGCGATCCTGAAACCATAG
- a CDS encoding BON domain-containing protein, protein MIKSMNHSILMIISAIIFLINVGCTSETNVPQESSDKVSVMPSGAADVGDGTAAMTEAKVTDESGERTPGQMMETTLEQGDDAAITGRVKAALLENPLTSGLDTNVETKDGVVTLSGQVKDAAEMEAVANFVKDLPGVNNVVNNMTIE, encoded by the coding sequence ATGATAAAATCGATGAATCACTCAATACTGATGATTATTTCGGCAATTATATTCTTAATCAACGTCGGCTGTACATCAGAGACTAATGTCCCCCAGGAATCTAGCGATAAAGTTTCAGTCATGCCAAGTGGCGCAGCAGATGTTGGAGATGGCACGGCAGCGATGACTGAAGCAAAGGTCACTGATGAATCAGGTGAACGAACGCCGGGCCAAATGATGGAGACCACGCTCGAACAGGGCGATGACGCGGCCATAACAGGCCGGGTCAAGGCGGCGTTACTGGAAAATCCCTTGACCAGCGGCCTCGACACCAACGTCGAGACAAAGGATGGAGTGGTAACATTGAGCGGCCAGGTCAAAGATGCGGCTGAAATGGAAGCGGTCGCCAATTTTGTGAAAGATCTTCCCGGCGTAAATAATGTGGTCAACAACATGACCATCGAGTGA
- a CDS encoding GGDEF domain-containing protein, translated as MQNRLQPKNAQESLFEETENTLPSGSVAEHAFAGQANSGNKQTNDKCHRFSGPDRRGDGTGRRRGVADRRGGDTGQRDKDIDLYEQDISAEPGGHSEALLRDVNEQLVVATIHAQTQAETAEQIAAKMAHLAEHDYLTGLPNRAVLDDRLERSIALAQRHGIQVALLYLDIDNFKHINDSLGHAAGDQLLQSIAKRLQACIRFSDTVSRQGGDEFVVLLVDVKGEHGAVLAAQKLIAAMVEPHRIGTHSLHATLSIGISLFPDHGKDKETIIRNADTAMYFAKQKGRNNYQIFTPDMKGVR; from the coding sequence ATGCAGAATCGTCTGCAACCGAAAAACGCCCAGGAGAGTCTGTTTGAGGAAACCGAAAACACCTTGCCCTCGGGTTCAGTGGCCGAGCATGCCTTTGCCGGGCAAGCAAATTCCGGAAATAAACAGACCAATGATAAATGCCACAGGTTTTCTGGTCCAGATCGGCGCGGAGATGGCACAGGCCGGCGACGAGGGGTTGCGGATCGGCGCGGAGGTGACACGGGCCAACGGGACAAAGACATCGATCTTTATGAACAGGACATCTCGGCAGAGCCAGGCGGGCATTCCGAGGCGCTGCTGCGTGACGTCAACGAGCAGCTTGTCGTGGCGACTATTCACGCCCAGACGCAGGCTGAGACCGCTGAACAGATCGCCGCGAAAATGGCCCATTTGGCAGAGCACGATTATCTTACGGGCTTGCCGAATCGTGCAGTGCTGGACGACCGTCTGGAGCGTTCGATCGCCCTTGCGCAGCGTCACGGCATTCAGGTCGCCCTGCTGTATCTGGACATCGACAACTTCAAGCACATCAATGACTCGCTCGGGCATGCCGCGGGTGACCAACTGCTTCAGTCCATTGCAAAGCGTCTGCAGGCCTGCATTCGTTTTTCGGATACGGTCAGCCGACAGGGTGGCGACGAATTCGTGGTTTTGCTGGTCGACGTCAAAGGCGAGCATGGCGCTGTCCTTGCCGCTCAAAAGTTGATCGCGGCCATGGTCGAGCCGCATCGTATCGGCACCCACAGTCTCCACGCCACCTTGAGCATCGGCATCAGCCTCTTTCCCGATCACGGCAAGGATAAAGAAACAATTATCCGCAATGCCGACACGGCCATGTATTTTGCCAAGCAAAAAGGGCGTAACAACTATCAAATATTCACGCCGGACATGAAAGGCGTGCGTTAA
- a CDS encoding ATPase domain-containing protein — protein MSNKTAIRRLATGVPGLDAILGGGLPEYSLNIIIGPPGSGKTTLAHQIMFSLATREHPALFFNVLGEPPLKMLRYQQQFSFFNPDKINDAIRFVSLSEDIATGDYARVLARIVREVQASPPGLVFVDSFRSVMYEAQHLPDNTISLQQFIQQLGIQLGCWQTTSFLIGEYWSESVHHPVFTVADGLLSLRQSVHRNSMVRKIHVLKMRGQAIRPGMHTFSITSAGIVVYPTALVLEGIADAPLVAGELRGRERLATGVPRLDEMLGGGLPSGYSLLVAGPSGSGKTILADAFLAEGVRRGEPGVIVAFEQTPSQSWMRALNDMIRNGQIGLINTRPLDLSIDEIVHRLTEVIHRMKATRVVIDSLSGFELAVAPTFREDFRESLFRMFAVLSGLGVTVLMTSELEDRYIDLRFSPYGAAFLTDAIIVQRYIEVRSTLQRVMAVVKVRASAHDKEIRRYEITDEGIVIGDPVIEYEGILGGQPTRTKRRGQDDQGKR, from the coding sequence GTGAGCAATAAAACAGCCATCCGCCGACTGGCCACGGGCGTGCCAGGACTTGATGCGATCTTGGGCGGAGGCTTGCCGGAATATTCCTTGAATATCATTATTGGGCCTCCAGGGTCCGGCAAGACGACACTGGCGCACCAGATCATGTTCTCCCTGGCAACACGGGAGCATCCTGCTCTGTTTTTCAACGTGCTCGGCGAACCGCCGTTAAAGATGCTGCGCTATCAGCAGCAGTTTTCGTTCTTCAACCCGGACAAGATCAACGACGCGATTCGTTTCGTCAGCTTGAGCGAGGACATCGCAACCGGCGACTACGCCCGTGTGCTGGCGCGCATCGTGCGAGAAGTCCAGGCTTCCCCGCCGGGACTGGTCTTCGTCGATTCTTTCCGCTCGGTCATGTATGAGGCGCAACATCTTCCAGATAATACCATCAGCCTGCAACAGTTCATCCAGCAGCTCGGAATTCAGCTGGGCTGCTGGCAGACCACCTCTTTCCTGATCGGAGAATACTGGTCGGAAAGCGTCCATCATCCGGTTTTTACGGTAGCCGATGGCCTGCTCTCGCTGCGTCAGAGCGTCCATAGGAATTCCATGGTCCGCAAAATACATGTTCTGAAAATGCGCGGCCAGGCGATCCGACCGGGGATGCATACCTTCAGCATCACCAGCGCGGGGATCGTCGTCTACCCGACCGCGCTGGTTCTTGAAGGCATCGCAGACGCCCCGTTGGTTGCCGGGGAGCTGCGAGGCCGGGAGAGGCTGGCCACAGGCGTGCCGCGCCTGGACGAAATGCTGGGCGGCGGTTTGCCGTCGGGATATTCACTGTTGGTGGCCGGACCGTCCGGGTCGGGCAAGACCATTCTGGCGGACGCCTTCCTTGCCGAAGGAGTCCGCCGGGGCGAACCGGGCGTGATCGTTGCTTTTGAGCAAACGCCGAGTCAATCCTGGATGCGCGCGCTCAACGATATGATCCGTAACGGACAAATCGGCCTGATCAATACCCGTCCCCTGGATCTGTCCATCGACGAGATCGTTCATCGTCTGACCGAAGTCATTCACCGAATGAAGGCCACGCGCGTGGTGATCGATTCGTTGTCCGGCTTCGAACTGGCCGTGGCGCCGACTTTTCGCGAGGATTTTCGCGAGTCTCTTTTTCGGATGTTCGCGGTGCTGTCCGGGCTCGGGGTGACGGTGCTGATGACGTCAGAACTTGAGGATCGCTATATTGATCTGCGGTTCAGCCCCTACGGGGCGGCGTTTCTCACCGACGCGATCATCGTCCAGCGCTACATTGAAGTGCGGAGCACTTTGCAGCGGGTCATGGCGGTGGTCAAGGTCCGGGCCAGCGCCCACGACAAGGAAATCAGGCGGTACGAGATAACCGATGAGGGCATTGTCATCGGCGACCCGGTGATCGAGTACGAGGGAATCCTGGGCGGGCAGCCGACGCGAACAAAAAGGCGCGGTCAGGACGATCAAGGTAAACGGTGA